Proteins co-encoded in one Papaver somniferum cultivar HN1 chromosome 5, ASM357369v1, whole genome shotgun sequence genomic window:
- the LOC113282525 gene encoding nucleobase-ascorbate transporter 6-like produces MAGGGGAPAPKQDELQPHPVKEQLPNIAYCITSPPPWPEAIILGFQHYIVMLGTTVIIPTALVPQMGGGNEEKAKVIQTLLFVAGLNTLLQALFGTRLPAVIGGSYTFVMPTISIILAGRYSDIVDPREKFERIMRGIQGALIVASTLQIVLGFSGLWRNVARFLSPLSAVPLVALAGFGLYELGFPGVAKCVEIGLPQLILLVVFSQYLPHIIHSDRHIFDRFAVIFSVTIIWVYAHLLTVGGAYKHAAPKTQLSCRTDKAGLVGAAPWIRIPYPFQFGAPTFNAGEAFAMMAASFVALVESTGTYIAVSRFSSATPLPPSVLSRGVGWQGVGILFSGLFGTLTGSTVSVENAGLLALTRVGSRRVVQISAGFMIFFSILGKFGAIFASIPAPIIAGLYCLFFAYVGSSGLSFLQFCNLNSFRTKFILGFSFFMGLSVPQYFNEYTVINGYGPVHTRSRWFNDMINVLFSSEAFVAGFLALLMDSTLHSKESKKDRGMHWWKKFRSFRSDTRSEEFYSLPFNLNKFFPSV; encoded by the exons atggcAGGTGGTGGTGGAGCTCCAGCACCAAAACAGGACGAGTTACAACCTCATCCAGTCAAAGAACAACTTCCGAACATTGCTTACTGCATCACTAGTCCTCCTCCATGGC CTGAAGCTATCATACTTGGTTTCCAGCACTATATTGTTATGCTTGGGACCACTGTTATCATTCCTACAGCTCTTGTTCCTCAAATGGGAGGAGGAAAT GAGGAAAAGGCTAAGGTGATCCAGACCCTATTGTTTGTTGCTGGTTTAAACACTCTCCTTCAAGCCTTGTTTGGAACAAGGTTACCAGCAGTGATTGGAGGATCATATACGTTTGTGATGCCTACTATTTCAATAATCTTGGCTGGTCGGTACAGCGACATTGTGGATCCTCGGGAG AAATTTGAGAGGATTATGCGTGGAATCCAAGGTGCTCTAATTGTTGCCTCCACTCTTCAGATTGTCTTGGGGTTCAGTGGCCTTTGGCGCAATGTCGCAAG GTTCTTAAGTCCACTCTCAGCTGTTCCTTTGGTAGCTTTAGCTGGATTTGGGCTCTACGAGCTTGGTTTCCCTGGT GTCGCCAAATGTGTGGAGATTGGACTTCCTCAACTCATCTTATTAGTAGTTTTCTCACAG TATCTACCCCATATCATTCACTCAGACAGGCACATCTTCGACCGATTCGCTGTTATATTTTCGGTGACAATAATATGGGTTTATGCTCACCTTCTTACTGTCGGTGGAGCCTATAAGCATGCAGCTCCAAAGACACAGTTGAGTTGTCGTACTGATAAAGCTGGACTTGTGGGTGCTGCTCCCTG GATACGGATCCCCTATCCATTTCAATTTGGTGCACCCACATTTAATGCAGGCGAGGCCTTTGCGATGATGGCTGCTTCATTTGTTGCTCTCGTAGAG TCCACTGGAACCTACATCGCTGTCTCCAGGTTTTCGAGCGCAACTCCTTTGCCACCTTCTGTTCTCAGCCGAGGTGTTGGTTGGCAG GGAGTTGGCATTTTATTTTCTGGATTGTTTGGTACCTTGACGGGGTCAACTGTATCTGT TGAGAATGCTGGTTTGTTAGCTTTGACACGTGTTGGTAGCCGAAGGGTCGTGCAAATATCAgctggtttcatgatatttttttCGATCCTTG GAAAATTTGGAGCTATCTTTGCTTCTATTCCAGCACCAATTATTGCTGGCCTGTATTGCTTGTTCTTTGCTTACGTGG GTTCATCTGGTCTCAGTTTCCTTCAATTTTGTAACCTCAACAGCTTCAGAACCAAGTTCATATTAGGTTTCTCATTCTTCATGGGTTTATCAGTGCCACAGTACTTCAATGAGTACACTGTAATCAATGGTTATGGTCCTGTCCATACTAGATCGAGATGG TTCAACGATATGATCAATGTGCTTTTTTCATCGGAGGCATTCGTCGCGGGTTTCTTAGCACTGCTTATGGATTCAACATTGCATAGCAAAGAAAGTAAGAAAGACAGGGGAATGCACTGGTGGAAGAAATTCAGGTCTTTCAGGTCTGACACAAGAAGCGAAGAGTTCTATTCTCTTCCTTTCAATCTCAACAAGTTCTTCCCTTCAGTCTAA